A genomic segment from Stenotrophomonas maltophilia encodes:
- the coaE gene encoding dephospho-CoA kinase (Dephospho-CoA kinase (CoaE) performs the final step in coenzyme A biosynthesis.) → MSRYVVGLTGGIAAGKSEVTRRFEALGIVVADADLAARAVVATGSPALGRIAERFGADMLQVDGSLDRARLRAHVFADPTERAALEAITHPAIRLLMQQQCEQAASPYAIAAIPLLTEVGGRQAYPWLNRVLLVDAPEAVQHARLMQRDGIDAALADRMIAAQASRAQRLALADDVVVNDGHPEDLQAQVEALHERYLGLAGG, encoded by the coding sequence ATGAGCCGGTATGTGGTTGGCCTGACCGGCGGCATTGCCGCCGGCAAGAGCGAGGTGACCCGGCGCTTCGAGGCGCTGGGCATCGTGGTGGCCGACGCCGATCTGGCCGCCCGCGCAGTGGTCGCTACCGGCAGCCCCGCCCTGGGTCGTATCGCCGAGCGCTTCGGCGCCGACATGCTGCAGGTGGACGGCAGCCTGGACCGGGCGCGCCTGCGTGCCCACGTATTCGCCGACCCGACCGAACGGGCGGCACTGGAAGCGATCACCCACCCGGCCATCCGCCTGCTGATGCAACAGCAGTGCGAGCAGGCCGCCAGCCCCTATGCGATTGCCGCCATTCCACTGCTGACCGAGGTCGGTGGGCGGCAGGCCTACCCGTGGTTGAACCGGGTACTGCTGGTGGATGCACCCGAAGCCGTGCAGCACGCCCGGCTGATGCAGCGCGACGGCATCGACGCCGCGCTGGCTGACAGGATGATCGCCGCCCAGGCCAGCCGCGCGCAGCGGTTGGCACTGGCTGATGATGTGGTGGTCAACGATGGTCACCCCGAGGACCTGCAGGCGCAGGTGGAAGCGCTGCATGAGCGGTATCTGGGGTTGGCTGGGGGCTGA
- a CDS encoding RHS repeat-associated core domain-containing protein yields MIRYTVDDHSPSVLYAPGYVISGWDSRQGICSAAVDPYNATKCANEEEAVKGMLANFRATWPACPHVEEGFEGSYASDYASVRRTYGYGSISFSSALPGATNRKYNYTVWCPGWGNGNEPPSRRNFSLAKIQHFDCQAGFQPKHADNPAYVPGGLGLDWPLLCEPTMPAQAIYVYNMTQTESAPGNCNPCFPATGDKARFEVDFQFAGKDFVRSYHSLGQIQISPDLGVNWSHTYMGMLTTAYGTGRFTERGYLETYLSGRGDRASAEMLRKLPDGGFELIEASGSTRRFDAQRRLIAVGDPNPQNAVSLHYDANGRLQRAVDGVGRSLVFAYERGRLISITLPDGSAATYTYDGFDNLTGVVRPDGTSRQYLYAEPGLAPTGGRNLLTGIVEGGARYATFSYNEKAKVTGSHLWSAGQSVDAITISYNSDGSATTVNSLGEVRQNLIGGEKFRQITQTTDSKGSKSFGFTPNGRPSYTQDALGNRTSYAYADSSSGPVSQVLTTTEESLGRVTRTVRDSGNRVIEQRVSQKNAGNEQLVSLDRDVLDTAGRALYSCQYDATQGTDYVCGSLPVAPGNVRQTAHAYCTDADVAANALLCPLVGLQRSIKDPAGNVTQFEYFAVNDPGCDAGGACSHRKGDLRAIVNALGQRTELLEYDALGNPVQIRGIDGSVVERLFDSMGRVLTETLKGDVPASDRISLYEYSSTGKRTRVTGPDGVWVRMVYDTADRLVAIEDAAGNRVTYTLDAAGNRIREEVRDSSGALKRFGDRQFDAHSQMTRQAGAGGQPFLFRHDANGNVLETESPLGVISKSTYDGADRPKVQIQDVGGINAEVRYAYSANGQVEQVVDPKGLATDYAYDGFGAPQHQLSPDTGSDGFTVDAMGNRTTRTDARGVKAAYSYDELNRLKSITYADPNLDVVYAYDAAPAVCPAGGRFGEGRVGQALHAGGSTAYCYDRFGQLVRKVQTVDGVGLTLRYAYTKAGRLERLTYPDGAITDYAYDNLGRTSEVGLTLPGQARKVVVTNITYAPFGPMTGWTYGNGRHLLRELDADYRPARVYDAAPGGLSIGFGYDADGNIVEVKDGAGTTTLARYSYDALGRLTQTRDGATGTPIETYVYDATGNRTSLTTSAGTASYTYPATSHRLTAVDGEVRSHDAVGNTTSIGSKTFIYNDANRMNAVKQGDAVLESYAYNHRGERVLRTPMGGAAQITLYDEAGQWLGSYSATGQARQQAIWLDNYPVALINAPGTGVPELAYVQPDHLGTPRVVIDPARDVAIWEWSNKSEVFGNQIPSADPDGDGVAFELALRFPGQQATDASGLFYNYQREYDPAVGRYSQSDPLGLAPSISSYSYIDSSPLMFYDPLGLEKRQQCLAIGEYAGAACGALAGGYVGGMLGTAGGGAACSPTGPGALACAGAGGLSGAAAGGFAGSLLGQRAGRAAAEALCPEDDDKCDKKLDARMLRKAGIAGSEHDVKIDWLGTNKNISLYDLCGCDDGRVVLKPRGCRGPIVEVTNYRWK; encoded by the coding sequence ATGATCCGATATACCGTAGATGATCATTCTCCTAGTGTCCTGTACGCGCCCGGCTACGTAATATCGGGTTGGGACTCACGTCAAGGCATCTGCTCCGCAGCGGTCGATCCTTACAACGCCACAAAATGCGCTAATGAGGAAGAAGCGGTCAAGGGAATGTTGGCGAACTTTAGAGCAACTTGGCCAGCTTGTCCCCACGTTGAGGAAGGTTTCGAGGGGAGCTACGCATCGGATTATGCGAGTGTTCGTCGAACTTATGGCTACGGCTCAATCTCGTTCTCGTCGGCTCTGCCAGGAGCAACGAATCGAAAGTACAACTACACCGTTTGGTGCCCGGGTTGGGGTAATGGTAACGAGCCTCCTTCCCGGCGCAACTTCTCGCTGGCGAAGATTCAACATTTTGATTGCCAAGCGGGTTTTCAACCGAAGCATGCTGACAATCCAGCGTACGTGCCGGGCGGGCTTGGCTTGGATTGGCCTCTGCTGTGCGAGCCGACTATGCCGGCGCAGGCAATCTATGTATACAACATGACGCAGACTGAATCGGCGCCTGGAAACTGCAATCCGTGCTTTCCCGCCACGGGCGATAAAGCACGGTTTGAAGTGGATTTCCAGTTTGCAGGGAAGGACTTCGTCCGTTCCTATCACTCGCTGGGGCAGATTCAGATCTCGCCCGATTTGGGCGTGAACTGGTCCCATACTTATATGGGGATGCTGACGACTGCTTATGGCACCGGGCGCTTCACAGAAAGAGGTTACCTGGAGACGTATCTGTCCGGGCGCGGGGATCGCGCTTCTGCAGAGATGCTCAGGAAGCTTCCTGACGGTGGCTTCGAGCTCATTGAGGCGTCAGGATCAACACGGCGTTTCGATGCGCAGAGACGCTTGATTGCAGTCGGTGATCCGAATCCTCAGAATGCCGTCTCGCTTCACTACGATGCGAATGGCAGGCTGCAGCGAGCCGTTGATGGGGTGGGCCGGTCGCTGGTCTTTGCCTACGAACGTGGCAGGCTGATCTCAATTACGCTCCCCGACGGCTCAGCGGCTACATACACCTACGATGGCTTCGATAACCTCACAGGGGTCGTGAGGCCCGATGGCACCTCCCGGCAGTATCTGTACGCGGAGCCTGGGCTTGCCCCAACGGGTGGCCGTAACCTGTTGACTGGCATCGTCGAAGGCGGCGCGCGGTACGCAACGTTCTCGTACAACGAGAAAGCCAAGGTCACGGGAAGTCATCTTTGGTCGGCGGGGCAGTCTGTGGACGCCATCACCATCAGCTACAACAGCGATGGCTCGGCGACGACGGTGAACAGCCTGGGTGAGGTCCGTCAGAACTTGATTGGCGGCGAGAAGTTCCGACAGATCACCCAAACCACGGACTCCAAGGGGAGCAAGTCGTTCGGGTTTACGCCAAATGGCCGACCCTCCTATACGCAGGACGCGCTGGGGAATCGCACTTCGTACGCCTACGCTGACTCAAGCAGTGGCCCGGTTTCGCAGGTGTTGACGACGACAGAGGAATCATTGGGGCGGGTGACGCGGACAGTCCGTGATTCGGGCAACAGGGTGATTGAGCAACGTGTGAGCCAGAAGAACGCTGGCAACGAACAGCTCGTTTCGCTTGATAGAGACGTGCTGGATACAGCGGGGCGTGCTCTCTATTCATGCCAGTACGATGCAACGCAGGGCACGGATTACGTATGCGGCTCCCTACCCGTTGCGCCTGGCAATGTCCGGCAGACAGCACATGCGTATTGCACGGATGCAGATGTGGCCGCCAATGCACTGCTATGCCCCCTCGTGGGCCTTCAGCGCTCGATCAAGGATCCGGCGGGCAATGTCACGCAGTTTGAGTACTTCGCCGTAAATGATCCGGGCTGTGACGCAGGGGGCGCATGTTCCCATCGCAAGGGTGATCTACGGGCAATCGTCAATGCGTTGGGTCAGCGCACCGAGTTGCTGGAGTATGACGCGCTCGGTAACCCGGTTCAGATCCGAGGCATCGATGGTTCTGTAGTCGAGCGGTTGTTCGATTCGATGGGGCGCGTTCTGACGGAGACGCTCAAGGGCGATGTGCCGGCCAGTGATCGCATCAGCCTTTATGAGTACAGCTCAACGGGCAAGCGGACTCGTGTCACCGGGCCAGATGGTGTGTGGGTTCGCATGGTCTATGACACGGCCGATCGACTGGTGGCCATCGAGGACGCGGCCGGCAATCGTGTCACCTACACCTTGGACGCTGCTGGCAACCGTATCCGCGAAGAGGTTCGGGACAGTAGTGGTGCGTTGAAGCGGTTCGGGGATCGTCAGTTCGACGCCCATAGCCAGATGACCCGACAGGCGGGTGCTGGCGGACAGCCTTTCCTCTTCCGTCATGATGCCAACGGCAACGTGCTGGAGACCGAGAGTCCGCTGGGTGTCATCTCAAAGAGTACCTATGATGGTGCAGATCGCCCCAAAGTGCAGATTCAAGACGTGGGTGGGATCAATGCCGAAGTTCGGTATGCCTATTCCGCTAACGGACAGGTAGAGCAGGTCGTCGATCCCAAGGGCCTTGCCACTGATTACGCATACGATGGCTTTGGTGCTCCCCAGCACCAGCTCAGTCCGGATACTGGCAGTGACGGCTTCACGGTGGATGCTATGGGCAACCGCACCACGCGCACCGATGCCCGTGGTGTGAAAGCGGCCTACAGCTACGATGAGCTTAACCGCCTCAAGAGCATCACTTATGCGGACCCGAATCTTGATGTGGTCTACGCCTATGATGCTGCTCCTGCGGTCTGCCCAGCCGGTGGGCGCTTCGGCGAGGGGCGCGTGGGTCAGGCGCTGCATGCGGGTGGCAGTACGGCATACTGCTATGACCGTTTCGGTCAGTTGGTACGCAAGGTACAGACGGTCGATGGGGTTGGTTTGACTCTGCGCTACGCCTACACCAAGGCGGGGAGGCTGGAGCGGTTGACCTATCCGGATGGCGCTATCACCGACTATGCCTACGACAATCTGGGCCGTACCAGTGAGGTGGGATTGACGCTTCCAGGGCAGGCTCGGAAGGTGGTCGTCACCAATATCACGTACGCACCGTTTGGCCCGATGACGGGTTGGACGTACGGTAACGGCCGCCATCTGCTTCGGGAGTTGGATGCCGATTACCGTCCGGCGCGGGTGTATGACGCGGCGCCGGGAGGCTTGTCCATCGGATTCGGCTACGACGCGGATGGGAATATTGTTGAAGTCAAGGATGGCGCCGGGACGACCACGCTGGCGCGATATAGCTACGACGCGCTGGGCCGACTGACTCAGACCCGGGACGGTGCAACCGGCACGCCGATTGAAACCTATGTGTACGACGCGACCGGAAATCGCACCTCGCTGACCACGTCGGCGGGTACCGCCAGCTATACCTATCCAGCGACCAGCCACCGGCTGACCGCGGTGGATGGCGAAGTGCGCAGTCATGACGCAGTGGGCAATACCACCAGCATCGGCAGCAAGACGTTCATCTACAACGATGCCAACCGCATGAATGCGGTGAAGCAGGGTGATGCTGTGCTGGAAAGCTACGCCTACAACCATCGCGGCGAGCGCGTACTGCGTACTCCGATGGGTGGCGCGGCGCAGATCACTCTGTATGACGAAGCAGGGCAGTGGCTTGGCAGCTATTCGGCCACGGGCCAGGCGCGGCAGCAGGCGATCTGGCTGGACAACTACCCGGTGGCGCTGATCAACGCGCCAGGCACTGGAGTGCCGGAGTTGGCCTATGTCCAGCCGGATCATCTGGGCACCCCGCGTGTGGTGATCGACCCGGCACGGGATGTGGCGATCTGGGAGTGGAGCAACAAGAGCGAGGTGTTCGGTAACCAGATTCCGAGCGCCGATCCGGATGGGGATGGTGTGGCGTTCGAGCTGGCGCTGCGCTTCCCGGGCCAGCAGGCGACGGATGCGAGTGGGTTGTTCTACAACTATCAGCGCGAGTATGACCCGGCTGTGGGGCGATATTCGCAGAGTGACCCGCTGGGACTGGCACCAAGCATTAGCAGCTATTCATACATAGATTCGTCTCCGCTGATGTTTTACGATCCTTTAGGCCTCGAAAAGAGGCAGCAGTGTTTGGCAATTGGTGAATACGCAGGCGCAGCTTGTGGTGCACTTGCCGGGGGATACGTCGGAGGCATGCTTGGAACCGCGGGTGGCGGAGCTGCGTGCAGTCCTACAGGGCCGGGGGCACTTGCATGTGCTGGTGCTGGAGGCTTGTCCGGAGCAGCTGCCGGCGGGTTTGCGGGATCGCTCCTTGGACAGCGTGCTGGCCGCGCGGCAGCGGAAGCGCTTTGCCCGGAAGACGACGATAAATGCGATAAAAAGTTGGACGCGAGAATGCTCCGTAAAGCAGGGATCGCGGGCAGCGAGCATGATGTGAAGATCGACTGGCTTGGAACCAACAAGAATATTTCTTTGTATGACCTGTGCGGCTGCGATGATGGGCGCGTTGTGCTCAAGCCGCGCGGCTGCAGAGGACCTATCGTGGAAGTTACCAATTATCGGTGGAAGTGA